In a genomic window of Zingiber officinale cultivar Zhangliang chromosome 9B, Zo_v1.1, whole genome shotgun sequence:
- the LOC122024730 gene encoding E3 ubiquitin-protein ligase PUB23-like yields the protein MEGEEVPSYFLCPISLQLMKDPVTLSTGITYDRESIEHWIFASRRSTCPVSRKILPDSEILTPNHTLRRLIRSWCSLDGVAKQLLPAVNLPAVDAARVAELLELHPLAALRQLRAVVEESERGKRCVEAASGAVDFLVSFVVAGEEAHCAEALDILRLLRVSGADLVGRNPRIVESLTAILRRRGDSQIQSRANSMHLLDVLVREMSHDELAALGEEVFLEVVNVVREGVSQQATKAALRVLATACSCPTGRSRVKAVRAGAVAALVEVLLADPERRACELALVGMDQACRCAEGRAELVAHAAGVAAVATKLLRVSDAGRERAVRVLHSVARHAATPGIVREMEEVGAVAELCLVLQLECRRKTKEKAREILRLHARAWRASPCLPPSFHLS from the coding sequence ATGGAGGGAGAGGAAGTGCCGTCCTATTTTCTGTGTCCGATATCTCTGCAGCTGATGAAGGATCCGGTGACTCTCTCCACCGGCATCACCTACGATCGGGAAAGCATCGAGCACTGGATCTTCGCCAGCCGCCGGAGCACTTGCCCCGTGTCCAGAAAAATCTTGCCGGACTCTGAAATCCTCACCCCGAACCACACCCTCCGCCGCCTCATCCGATCTTGGTGCTCCCTCGACGGCGTCGCTAAGCAGCTGCTCCCGGCAGTGAATCTCCCGGCGGTCGATGCTGCCCGCGTCGCGGAGCTCCTCGAGCTGCACCCGCTTGCCGCCCTCCGCCAGCTCCGTGCCGTCGTGGAAGAGAGCGAGCGCGGCAAGCGGTGCGTCGAGGCGGCCTCCGGCGCCGTCGACTTCCTAGTTTCCTTCGTCGTCGCCGGCGAGGAAGCGCATTGCGCCGAGGCACTTGATATTCTCCGATTGCTCAGGGTCTCGGGAGCCGACCTCGTCGGGAGAAATCCGCGCATCGTCGAGTCATTGACGGCGATTCTGAGGCGACGAGGCGACAGCCAAATCCAATCGCGAGCCAACTCTATGCATCTACTCGACGTGCTCGTGCGCGAGATGTCGCACGACGAGCTCGCCGCCCTCGGCGAGGAGGTCTTTCTCGAGGTGGTCAACGTGGTGCGCGAGGGCGTCTCGCAGCAAGCGACCAAGGCCGCGCTGCGCGTGCTGGCCACGGCGTGCTCGTGCCCGACGGGGCGGAGCCGCGTGAAGGCAGTGCGCGCCGGCGCGGTGGCCGCGCTGGTGGAGGTGCTGCTGGCGGATCCGGAGCGGCGGGCGTGCGAGCTGGCGCTGGTGGGCATGGACCAGGCGTGCAGGTGCGCGGAGGGGCGGGCGGAGCTGGTGGCACACGCGGCCGGCGTGGCGGCGGTGGCGACGAAGCTGCTGCGGGTGTCGGACGCCGGGAGAGAGAGAGCGGTGAGGGTGCTGCACTCGGTGGCGCGGCACGCAGCCACGCCGGGGATAGTGAGGGAGATGGAGGAGGTGGGGGCGGTGGCGGAGCTCTGCTTGGTGCTGCAGCTGGAGTGCAGGAGGAAGACGAAGGAGAAGGCCAGAGAGATCCTGAGGCTGCACGCTCGGGCGTGGAGGGCCTCGCCGTGCCTCCCGCCTAGCTTCCATCTCTCCTAA
- the LOC122025700 gene encoding serine/threonine-protein kinase STY17-like has product MEEGEGESSSPARPLPGVPSPHDAICNDIYDRLIDSGNDEAVFNPNLRDLLESHLARLPLRYGLDLNMDRVEDVLLHQKILADAEDPEKRPIFYVRFMKCIWTSAYGNDGPQQSVDSTGEGSCDRVHERIIAPNLRRNGDQGIEFEPCSKLEDLNLDVRDVAQDDGEAEEALSARQDIKDVPVHEIIFSSIDKPKLLSQLSALLADIGLNIREAHVFSTTDGYSLDWFEVDGWPEEETEGLIRELDSAVANNEGSLSGASLSSASDKALASLMKVGDWEIDKRCLKMGKKIACGSCGDLYRATYLGQDVAVKILKAEKLNEAMALEFNQEVEILRKVHHNNVVSFIGACTMPNEFCIVTEYMTGGNLYDYLHKDHMTLELPQLLKFAIDICKGMDYLHENNIIHRDLKTANLLMDANNVVKVADFGVARFQNEEGIMTAETGTYRWMAPEVINHQLYDHKADVFSFAIVLWELATSRVPYEKMSPLQAALGVRQGLRPDPPNHMHPRLQDLMQRCWDSIPGKRPSFKEITGELEELLQLVQASVEASVQ; this is encoded by the exons ATGGAGGAAGGCGAGGGAGAGAGCTCGTCGCCTGCGAGGCCCCTCCCAGGTGTCCCCTCCCCTCACGATGCCATCTGCAACGATATCTACGACCGCCTCATCGACAGCGGCAACGACGAGGCGGTCTTCAACCCCAACCTACGCGACCTCCTCGAGTCGCACCTTGCCCGCTTGCCCCTGCG GTATGGGCTCGATCTGAACATGGATAGAGTAGAGGACGTCCTATTACATCAGAAGATTCTTGCAGATGCTGAGGATCCAGAAAAGCGGCCAATCTTCTATGTCCGCTTTATGAAG TGCATTTGGACTAGTGCATATGGAAATGATGGTCCGCAACAGTCTGTTGATTCAACTGGCGAAGGGTCTTGTGATCGTGTACATGAGAGAATCATTGCACCAAATTTGAG AAGAAATGGAGACCAAGGTATTGAATTTGAACCATGCTCAAAGCTTGAAGATTTAAATTTAGATGTTAGAGATGTTGCTCAGGATGATGGAGAAGCAGAGGAGGCTCTTTCTGCTAG GCAAGACATCAAGGACGTCCCAGTTCATGAGATAATATTTTCATCAATTGACAAGCCCAAGCTCCTTAGCCAG TTATCTGCTTTGCTTGCCGACATTGGGCTAAACATACGTGAAGCTCATGTTTTTTCAACAACTGATGGCTATTCTTTGGACTGGTTTGAAGTTGACGGTTGGCCTGAGGAG GAAACGGAGGGCTTGATTAGGGAGCTTGATTCTGCAGTCGCAAATAATGAG GGGTCCCTCTCTGGTGCATCTCTTTCTTCAGCTAGTGATAAGGCGCTTGCATCATTAATGAAGGTCGGTGATTGGGAAATTGATAAAAGATGCTTGAAGATGGGAAAGAAGATTGCATGTGGTTCTTGTGGCGATTT GTATCGTGCTACCTACTTAGGCCAGGACGTTGCGGTAAAGATTCTTAAAGCTGAAAAGCTTAATGAAGCGATGGCCTTGGAATTCAATCAAGAAGTAGAAATTTTAAG GAAAGTTCACCACAATAATGTTGTTAGCTTTATTGGTGCATGCACAATGCCTAATGAATTTTGTATTGTAACAG AGTACATGACGGGTGGTAACCTTTATGATTACCTGCACAAGGATCACATGACTTTGGAGCTTCCCCAATTACTGAAGTTTGCAATTGATATCTGCAAAGGGATGGATTACTTACATGAAAACAATATCATTCACAGGGATCTAAAGACAGCTAACCTCCTGATGGATGCCAACAAT GTCGTGAAGGTGGCTGACTTCGGTGTGGCTCGGTTTCAGAATGAAGAGGGAATTATGACTGCTGAAACTGGAACATACCGATGGATGGCTCCTGAG GTTATAAACCACCAACTCTACGATCACAAGGCTGATGTGTTCAGTTTTGCAATTGTGCTGTGGGAGCTAGCGACATCTAGG GTTCCGTATGAAAAAATGTCACCCTTGCAAGCTGCTCTCGGAGTTAGACAG GGCCTACGTCCAGATCCTCCGAATCATATGCATCCCAGGTTACAAGATTTGATGCAGAGATGTTGGGACTCTATTCCCGGTAAACGGCCATCGTTTAAAGAGATCACAGGAGAACTGGAGGAGCTTCTGCAGCTTGTTCAG GCATCTGTTGAAGCGAGCGTGCAGTGA